TGTCATCCGTCAGCTCCGCTACGCCGCTTAGCACAGATTTCAAAaggttttggggtaaaaaaaaaaaaaagaaatagatttACAGAATCCAACTCTTTGGGGGCTGCAGTGTTTGTGTGTTGTGATAATAACTAATGATGAGTTGTATCAAATGTCTAATTCTCATTATTTTTCAATTATTTGCTCTATTACAATTTTTCAAAAAGTTGCCGACAAACATATGTTGCATATGGCAAATTCGACACCTTTAAATCAACTTTTGCTGCATCTGGCAAGTTCTGCTACAAGTATATAGTAGGCAACACGATGGCTGTTTCTTATTGCTGGGAAATATTAATTATTGTCATCAAacacgctgcggaactgcacaagcTAAAATAAATGTAATTAAACTCTTTTATTTATTTTGCCCTTTATCATAAAATCTTTACAGCAAGTCCAGATTCTAACAAAGGCAAAAGGTGCCTCCGTCTCTTCACCTCTTCATGCATGGCTGCTGTGTTCGTCCTCCCTTGTAACCAGGAGGGACGGCTCCACATTTTTGTGGGCCCTTTAACGCCCCCTCTTTACTTTCAATTTTTTCCCTCTTTGCCTTCCAAGAACGCTAATTTTTAGTTTTCAATCAATAACGTTATATCAGGGtttggttttggttttttttgcatttgtttttatcATTACCATTTTGGTCCATATGAATTTCTGATCTCTTTTTGGGATGCCTGATAaactaagaagaaaaaaaaacaccggTGAGTCTGTCATTTCAGTGTGTTCAGATATAGGAAATGGTGTGCTGCGCGTCTGGTCGGCAGTAAATAAGGATATCCAGAGAGTCCAGGGTGTTGTAGAACAATTGGGGTTTAATTCTCAACGCATTTCAAAGTATCtataacttcttcatcaggagaaaAGCGCTGACAATGATTATAGAGACAATTATTCCACAATAATACAATCCAATACAGCGCACCCGCATTCCCTATATATCCTTCTTTACCACTGACCGGCAGTGCAGCGCACCCGCATTCCCTATATATCCTTCTATACCACTGACCGGCAGCTCAGCGCACCCGCATCCCCTATATATCCTTCTATACCACTGACCGGCAGCGCAGCACACCCGCATTCCCTATATATCCTTCTTTACCACTGACCGGCAGCTCAGCACACCCACATTCCCTATATATCCTTCTTTGCCGCTGACCGGCAGCTCAGCACACCCGCATTCCCTATATATCCTTCTTTACCACTGACCGGCAGCGCAGCACACCCGCATTCTCTATATATCCTTCTGTACCACTGACCGGCAGCTCAGCACACCCGCATTCTCTATATATACTTCTGTACCACTGACCGGCAGCTCAGCACACCCGCATCCCCTATATATCCTTCTATACCACTGACCGGCAGCACAGCACACCCGCATTCTCTATATATCCTTCTGTACCACTGACCGGCAGCTCAGCACACCCGCATCCCCTATATATCCTTCTATACCACTGACTGGCAGCGCAGCACACCCGCATTCCCTATATATCCTTCTTTACCACTGACCGGCAGCGCAGCACACCCACATCCCCTATATATCCTTCTATACCACTGACCGGCAGCGCAGCACACCCGCATTCCCTATATATCCTTCTTTACCACTGACCGGCAGCTCAGCACACCCACATTCCCTATATATCCTTCTTTGCCGCTGACCGGCAGCTCAGCACACCCGCATTCCCTATATATCCTTCTTTACCACTGACCGGCAGCGCAGCACACCCGCATTCTCTATATATCCTTCTGTACCACTGACCGGCAGCGCAGCACACCCGCATCCCCTATATATCCTTCTATACCACTGACCGGCAGCGCAGCACACCCGCATTCCCTATATATCCTTCTTTACCACTGACCGGCAGCTCAGCGCACCCACATTCCCTATATATCCTTCTATACCACTGACCGGCAGCTCAGCGCACCCGCATCCCCTATTTATCCTTCTATACCACTGACCGGCAGCGCAGCGCACCCGCATCCCCTATATATCCTTCTATACCACTGACCGGCAGCTCAGCGCACCCGCATCCCCTATTTATCCTTCTATACCACTGACCGGCAGCGCAGCGCACCCACATTCCCTATATATCCTTCTATACCACTGACCGGCAGCTCAGCGCACCCGCATCCCCTATTTATCCTTCTATACCACTGACCGGCAGCGCAGCGCACCCGCATCCCCTATATATCCTTCTATACCACTGACCGGCAGCTCAGCGCACCCGCATCCCCTATATATCCTTCTATACCACTGACCGGCAGCTCAGCGCACCCGCATCCCCTATATATCCTTCTATACCACTGACCGGCAGCTCAGCGCACCCGCATCCCCTATATATCCTTCTATACCACTGACCGGCAGCTCAGCGCACCCGCATCCCTATATATATTCTTCTTTACCACTGACCGGCAGCTCAGCGCACCCACATTCCCTATATATCCTTCTATACCACTGACCGGCAGCTCAGCGCACCCGCATCCCCTATATATCCTTCTATACCACTGACCGGCAGCTCAGCGCACCCGCATCCCCTATATATCCTTCTATACCACTGACCGGCAGCTCAGCGCACCCGCATCCCCTATATATCCTTCTATACCACTGACCGGCAGCGCAGCACACCCACATTCCCTATATATCCTTCTATACCACTGACCGGCAGCTCAGCGCACCCGCATCCCCTATATATCCTTCTATACCACTGACCGGCAGCGCAGCACACCCACATTCCCTATATATCCTTCTATACCACTGACCGGCAGCTCAGCGCACCCACATTCCCTATAAATTTTATCTGCCTTCTTATACACAGTTACACTCGTTTACAATTCAGATTAATATGTCTTTCAGGGTCTTTGGAAAGCTGATAACAACCCGTAATCGCTAGTTTAGTGGGAGCCATAAGTATGgtagttgtcactcaggatttctgACTCAGAGAATGCTTCATTTCTACCTAGAAATCTAcgcttaaagagaaaaaaaaagtctgtGCATAGGTTTTTGCTACCCCTTCTGAGAGCATTATAATGTAGGGGCATAGACCCTGATcgaagtgatgtgtcacttattgggctgcttactgtagttttgataaaatcattgttttctctgctgcagatctagcagttctctaaatgctgagctctgtataaccccgcccacaccactgattggctgctttctgtgtacattgtgcacaggaggaaagctgccaatcagtggtgggggcgtggttatacagagctcatgaatatagaggactacatggcagcaggtttactagtcctctagtaaaaCAGTGATGTTATCAAAGCTccagcaagcagccaagtaagtgacacatcactggaaggagaaagaagcaaatgtctctgataagatatattacaaagtttcttattttgatGCGCAGTATttagttaagaaaaaaaaacagaaaaaaaaactgttaataaataaaataaatagttaataaacatttactaaataaaataggtgGTTTCACTCTAAATAGGAATGCAGTCCTGGGGAAAAACCTACAATTCTAATCTTTGGGGGCAAAACCAGAGCCAGTTTGTATAAATCTGAGAACGCTGTATATTGGATCAGGAGGCGGCACAATGGAACAAGCCGCACCTTATATTATGTCCCCAACGTGTCCCGGATCAGATTTCTGAATGTGTAATTGTGTAAAGAAAGCTCAGCCGGAAAAAACAGGACGCTGTTACCTGATGGGCACCTGGAACAGGAGAGCAGGGCAGTAATCCCAGACAGCAGACATTATCCTGGACTGTTATTGCAGGGCTGATCCCCTGTATTGTTTTTCTAGACATTTGCCTCGTTATGTACAGATACAGGGCCAGGAGGGGTCTCACTGCATAACAAGACCTCTCACAACTCTGCACTGTGCCTATTCCTCTGTTATTACTCCTGGAACTATCACACTGACAGCTGGCCGACGCTGTTCCCTCCTGTCAGTAGGACCTATGTGTATAAGGACAGCGAGCATTCTCTATTAACTCGCTGCCTCGCTCTGTACGAGTCGTGTAAAGATATATTATCCACCAAATCTAATGCCTGCTAATATGGCCTTATACAGGACAGACTAGTAGCCACTTGGCAAATATAACTTTGTTTCTGTTTTGCAGGTGAAGCCTAACCATGTGGAAGGGCTTTGCTCTTGCCCTGGCTCTCTGTCTTCTCCCCTGGGGAGGGGCAGAGAGCCAGGGTCACCGCACACTGTGCAAAAAGCCACCGGACTGGAAGATTGGAACCCAGAATCCCATGCAAGATGCAGATGGAACAGTCACGGTTGTGGCAATCCTGTCGGCAAGCTGATTCTTGTGCCTCCTGCAGGCTTCCAGGTAAGATCACACTTGCCCTTTTATTCATATTCACATCAACCAACATTCTATACATCCATCCCTCCAGCTAATCAAACTATAAATCCCTCCATCAAATCAAACCATTCATCCATCCTTCCATCCCTCCATCTATTCATCCATCCCGCCCTCCATCTACAGTAATCAAACCATTCATCCATCCTTCTATCCATATATCCATCCCTCCATACAATCATCcatatatccatccatccatccatctattcaAACTACCTATCCATCCCTCCATCTAATCAAACCATATATCCATCCCTCCATCCAATTAGCCATATATCCATCCCTCCATCTAAACTACCCATCCATCCATTTCTCTATCTAATCAAACTACCAATCTATCCAATCATCCATTCTTCCCTCCATCTAATAAAACTATTTATCCCTCCTGCCCTCCATCTACAGTAATCAAACTATTCATCCACCCCTCCATCTAATCAAACAATTCATCCATCCCTCCCATTCAATCATCCATATATCCATCCCTCCATCTATTCATCCATCCCACCCTCCATCTACAGTAATCAAACCATTCATCCATCCTTCTATCCAATCATCcatatatccatccatccatctattaaAACTATTCATCCATCCCTCCATCTAATCAAACCATGCATCCATTCCTCCATCCAATCAGCCATATATCCATCCCTCCATCTAAACTACCCATCCATCCATTTCTCTATCTAATCAAACTACCAATCTATCCAATCATCCATTCTTCTTTATCCATCCCGCCCTCCATCTAGGGTAATCAAACTACCCATCCATCCATCTAATAAAACCATTCATCCATCCCTCCACCTAAGCAAACTACCCATCTATCCAATCATCCATCCCTCCATCTATTCAAactattcatccatccatccaatcATCCGTCTCATGGTTTTTATCATTTCTTTGTGGTACAGGGAAGCAGACAGCGGACTTATTCTGTCTGAACCGCTGGCAGCATGAGCCAGCCGTGTATGTTGTACTCCATAAATCTACAGCAATCCAGAGATCACATACTTACATAGCCGGCCAGGGACCATTGTCAGATGACTTGTACAAGAGTCAAGTCTTTTGTGGCTTCTCCCCACCACGCTCcccttgactgacaggtctctccctatacacacacCTAGGAAGCAATCTGTCAGTCAAGGGAAACAGGGTGGAGAGGAGCCACCTGTAATCGGCCTCTTGGATTATCATTTTAGTCGCACGATCCCTGTTGGCTGTAAAAAATATGTTTTCTCTGAATCGACGCGACGTTCCAGAGATCATCATGACTGAAATGGCAGAGACACCGATTTATGCTGCCCGTGGTTCAGAGAACATGGATCCGCTGCCAAGTTCTTTAACCACATCTAATCTGCCTTGTTTTTCAGTCCCTCACAAATATTAAGATCTCTGCTTACTTTTGGTGACTGAAAACATTTTTTACATATCATGGCTACAAGAAGAGATTAGTCAGAGGCCAAATTTTGACATTTCAACACATCTCATCTACATGTTGTTGAATGTCTGCACAgaaaatcctccggttctccggtgggccagtccaaccctggctACGTGGTGTGCCCCTGTTAgcgacatgccactggctgggggcagcatgggccctaggcagctgccgacCCCTGTACGTCAGCAGATGTCGGTGTCAGGGTCCAttgggttctctggtgggccaagcCACCCCTGATCGTTACCCTTATTCGAATACACCATTGTTTACATCTGGCGTACTACGTGCCATTCTCAGTTAGTTCCCCCTATAGTTTGATAGAAAGTTACATTATATTATACAACATTTTTTATACGTCCGCAAAAAAACCTGAAGCCTTTTAAGCAGGAGAACCTTTAATTTATGTAAAGTACACAATAAGCTCCATTTCTAAGTCTGAGTTTTATTTCTTACTGTCTTAGTTTGGATGAACTGCGGGTGAAACTAGAGAATGATAACTACATGAACGTGTCCTTCATTGTGGTCAATCACCAAGAGGAAGATTCCCGGGCTAAATACAATGAGCTGAAAATCCGGGTCTCCGAATACATTCCTGTGTATCAACAAGAGGAGGGCCAGGCGGACATCTGGAGCCTGCTGAAAGGGATAAAAAATGATGTTTTCGTATATGACAGGTTTGCCATCTATCTACTATACAACGTCTTCCCCAGTCCTCCATCTTTGTACAGTTTTTAATTTTACTGTGTATTTTTTACCTAAAGACCCCTGCAGACATCTGTAAAATTGGTCATCAAAGATCTCAAAGCTTTGACTGTCTGCTGGTCTCCCGACCAGAACTCAATAGCTTCATATATGCCTATGAAGCTGTCGTTTTTGGGTCAGGAGACCAGTCCATGCGTTGCAGTCCATTCTGAAAGCAATTTTCATGGATGTCTGCAGGAGTTCTTGCTTGGATTCATATATCGTGACACATCgtggtgtttttttttgtgttgtattcTCATATTTTCATGTCTCCTGGTCTGTTTGTCCTGAAAAGTCCACTATAGACATTAGAATAATGTTGGGCCAACGTTCTGAGAACCCAACGCACATGCTTGTAGAGGAGTCAGAACATATTTTGTACCATTAAATGTAATCATACGGGAATGTGTAAAACAGGTTCTTATTCCATATTACCAAAAGATAGAAACCCATTTACTCTACTGATCAAAGGCCAAATTGGTCTTTTATCTTGTGAATGGGGGTATATGGATCTAATTTATTGCTTTAACTGGGCAGACTTATAACCGCAAGGACACCAATGAGATCGGAGCAAGGCAAAGTTCAGAAAAGAGGTCCAACTGGCTTCATATAAATACAAGTAAAGTAACCCCAACAATGATCTTCAGAGTAGAATCCTTCCTCACACTTCTAGCATCAGTAGATTTCATCCAATGATGTTGCTATCAAGTTCTGATAAGACCGGTAGTTCCACAAGTGATCACCGCCAACAGTACAGTCACAAATCTGCCCCAGAATGGGATTCATGGTTGTCTCAATGCTGGGAAGTGTTAAATGAAGCCACATGCTGTTATATTAAAGTCTACAACACTGACAATGAAAGTTGAAGGCAGCGTAGCACTCCATCTTTGGGTTTCAGTGTTTATAGACGTAAATGGCACGGTAAGGGAACGTGTAACCTTACATACAATTCTTCTCGCCCTGCCTGCATTTTGGTGGCCAGAGAAGACCAGGAGACAAAAATCCCTTCTTCTACCGATCACTTATTCAGTGGTTAGGTGATCACTTGTTTAAGCTGGAAACACCCTTTAGGGAGTATCCTTATCTGAGACATCTATTAGATATATGTAGGATGAGCCATAGATATCCGCAAGGGAGGGGTCTTAAGATTGGACTTCTAGATATTGAAAAACTGTTGACCCTATATTAGGGGATCCCAAAAGAGCTCTAGCCCAACAATGCTGCTGAAAATGGTACCAGTCAAGCCTTCCCATTCATCATAGTGCCAAGCACACATTGACCTCTGAGGATAGCATGTGTGCGTCCTCTTGTCTGGGAGCTGAACAGAGTAGTATGGCGGAGTCCACGTTGTGCACCACCGCTTCATGCCTCTTATTTCTTTTTCAGGTGTGGACGATTGGTGAAACATTTGACTCTTCCTTTTTCGTtcctgcaatttaattatgtagaaGACGCAATAAAGCAGGTGTACTGTGGCACGACTTGTGGGGAATGCAAACATGAGGTAACTTCCCTTCGGAAATTTGGGGGACAGTGTATTCTAAAGTTTACTCTTTTCGCTGGCGGCACAAAGCGGAGATAGGAAGTTGTGTAGATGAATGAGCGCTTGCGCTATATGCTTAGATGCTGCTATCCGTACTTGTTGGGGTGCGGACCGGCGGATAAAGATTGAGTCATAAGGTCCATATGACAGTGCAGTGAAAGCACTTCCATGGGGTAAGCAAGCGTAAGAGCAAGTTGTTAAAGGGCACTTGTCATGTTCTATATGAGGCCGATCTGAGAGCATCATGTTGTAGAGCAGGAAAAGCTAAGTCGATTGATAAATAGTGTTGtgtgaaaagattcagtataacaagCCAACTTGATTGATTATCTGCTTATTCgtagcttaggagtccagtgggcggttctaATAAGTGATTGACGGCTCTACAGGATAGGCTTTAATTTATTGAGATGTTTTTTGAAGTGGTGTGCTAATTCCAGAATAAGCAGGGAGTTCAATCAATATGTTGCTAGTTACACAGTACAAATGATATAAGTATAAAACCAATGAGAAAATACCCTGCAGGAAGTAAGTAACTGGTAATAGTACATGTAAGTAACACAGGGTGTTTGGTTGACACTATTttcatcaaaaaagcataaaagccatcccaccacaacaagatggcccaatcgggatggtcctaactaGTATTTCACCGCTGCCAGCAGGCTTCAATATATGGGTCAGAGCAGGACCCGGACCCGACTGTTTTGCGCCTGCTCATAGAAAGCTATATAGACAAGATGTACAGCCGAAAAAGTGGGAGCCACACCACTGTATGTACAGAgcactcctcagtgttcctcctccctgctgctgctaatatctAACACTGTTCAATACCAGCTactgctgtcagtcaggctgggtggtaAGAGACTGAATACACGGACACATGAGTGCTCTCACTACTTAGCTCATTTTACTGTCAGGAATTATACAGCCATTCTAACATGGCTTGTCAGCCCCATTAGGTCTATGCCGTCTATTTAATCATGTATACGTTTTTTGTTATAAAATCTGGCAACAGAGCCGCTATAATAGCTGCATTTCTTTGCATCTTGTGTTACTTGTAGTATTTATGATCTCCATTATTCTAGACCCCCAACGATGTGTGCAAGAAAGAAGAGGAGACACCAATGCAGTCAAAGACCGATGAAGGGCCACACAAACACTCCGGTAGTCATCAGCAAGGGAAGGAGATTGCAGCAAAAGATTCTATCAGGCCAAATGTCCATGGTCACAAAaagcatcatcaccaccaccaccaccaccacaaggcAGAGGGTTGTCAGACTCCTCTTGATAGGGCAGCAGAGCGTAATGAGCCAGAGCGAAGATCAGAGGGTCTACCTGAGAGCGCAGTTCTCCCGAACAGGGAAACAGTAGATGCAGTTCTAGAAAATAAGCTCTGAAAGAAGGTCAGGAGCTGTCAAAAGCAATACCTCTGAGATTGGGAAGACAAGTCAGGAAAGGTCTCAAACAGCTGATGCTGTCACTGCAGACAACTGTCCATTCAGTCAGCACATAATGGAGTCACTTGACAGTGTAAGGAGGGTCTTCCAGCTTCCTGCAGGTGACAGGAGCTGCATACAGAAGACCtgtctgaatcctgacagtgacgtCTGCCTCCAGCTGCATGACAGAAAGCAAATGAAGGCCAGCCTGATGACAAGCCACCTTCAGCAACAGAGCACCGTGTTGCCTGAGAATGATCCAAGGAAACAGGGAACTGACAGTGACAGGAGCAGTGTAGGGTTCACATGTAAGCTGCCAAAGTAGACTATGTCCCTGCTGGTATTCCCCAATCATAAGACCAAACAAAATGTTTCAACACCGTAATGTGATCTCAAAACCAACAGAAATGGAGGATCCTAGAAAAGTGGTGGGCCACCAGCAGATCTCCAGATCTTAAGGAGCTTAAGATTTAGCAAGCTTTGCTAGATCTCAGAGTTCCTCCATGACTGGTGATCTCTAGCTTGCTCAAGCCTGATCTAGTGGGGTTGCACGTAGTATGTCAAGGCTTCTGTTTCCTAAGATCTCAATGGTTGGCCTGTGGCTCCAGAGTTGgacaatggcctgcatggcagtttGTTGCCTGACTCTTGAGTATCAAGAAGGTCAACCTTGAATATGTACCATCTACCATCCTAGAACTTTCGAATGCAGCTCAAGTATTTAGCCTCTCTTGTTCGGGTCCTTAAATTGTGATTGCATCCATGAAGGCTGAAGCATAAACTACAAAATAGGGGCTTCAGTCTGATGCCCGCAACCATGATGGGATGTAGAGCCAGAGAAGAAAGAAAACTTATTGAGTCCTAATATTTTCTAAATTGTAAACATTAgacatgaaaaaaaacattttagttTGTAGATTGATCTTTCTAACTGACCAAACATTAACCATTGGATCACATTTCTACATTTGCTAAGCTCATTCTGTAAATTTGCTAATGCTATTTGCGATAGGTTGATGCTATATTGTAGACTAAGGCTTCCTTTTTGAGATATCAGAAATATTTGTTGAGTAATTGGCTTTGATAGCAGATGTTGTAAATTAATGATGGTTAATGGGAAAATGTACCTCCTAGTGAACCTGACCAACCCTTTATAGCAATACTACCAAGCAGGAATCTTGTATGTGTCGAAAAGATGTCTGATGTCTCAAAACAAGCGCAATAAAAGATTAAATGCACTTTGGCGTCCTTGTTATTGTATTTTAGCCTGTGAAAGTATTATAGTTGGAGGTCTGACTCCTGAGATATCCCACCATAACTGAAAAAAGAGGTCCCCAGATGTGTTTCCGACTTTCCTATTTCTTTCCATTGAAAGTAAGCAATTTCCAAAGATATTTACTATACAGTCTCTGTGCACATGGCTCTACCATGTCCATAATCCCTAAAATTAAGCTCTACTTTGATGCCTTTCATCAGAATATATTAGGCAATGGCTACAATTTTCTAATGATTTGGATACTGTTCCTAAACTGCTTCAGGGCTATTGCGGACATTCACATTGTGCGTGGCTTCATTGCCGCTGTCTGGAGATTTCTGGTGGCAGCTCCATGGTGTCAATGGCGCACATTTATATTTACACAGTATGAGAACCTACTTTCCCAAAGATGTCTGTTTTCAGTATGTCCAAAGGTCTCCTGTCTGCCCTGGGGAATAAGACTTGCCAGTCCTGGGAATTAAGTTATGGATGAAGGGGACATTACGGCTTTTGTGCCAGTTTTACTGGTGTGAAAAAAGTTTAAAATTTTGCTGCACAGCATATTTACTCAaaaaatttgtgatttttttttgcaattttttttgcctCTCATTACTTTTCAATAGCAAGGTTTTAtccaatttagttttttttaaaaagccaCAAAAAAGAAGTTTCAAACTTACTCCATTAGGGGTGTGACATAAAAGGTGGAGTACCATTTCTGGACAGAAGTGCAATTTCTTAAGATTCACCAAATGTATCAATCATTGTGCGAAACTGATGAATTTGACACAAAAAAACCGGCAAAGCAGTCACAAtaaaaagacttaaggtaccgtcacactgaacgatatcgctagcgatccgtgacgttgcagcgtcctggctagcgatatcgttcagtttgacacacagcagcgatcaggatcctgc
This region of Ranitomeya imitator isolate aRanImi1 chromosome 1, aRanImi1.pri, whole genome shotgun sequence genomic DNA includes:
- the SELENOP gene encoding selenoprotein P, encoding MWKGFALALALCLLPWGGAESQGHRTLCKKPPDWKIGTQNPMQDADGTVTVVAILSASUFLCLLQASSLDELRVKLENDNYMNVSFIVVNHQEEDSRAKYNELKIRVSEYIPVYQQEEGQADIWSLLKGIKNDVFVYDRCGRLVKHLTLPFSFLQFNYVEDAIKQVYCGTTCGECKHETPNDVCKKEEETPMQSKTDEGPHKHSGSHQQGKEIAAKDSIRPNVHGHKKHHHHHHHHHKAEGCQTPLDRAAERNEPERRSEGLPESAVLPNRETVDAVLENKL